A window of the Microbulbifer aggregans genome harbors these coding sequences:
- a CDS encoding TonB-dependent receptor, translated as MLLLSQAAQADDVDLASPGEASGRLETMVVTASPMAAGSGGYGGSLSLLGGDDLSLLNHSHIQQALVRVPGANVSRGNGQEYLPALRSPVLTGAGACGSILVMQDNIPLFPAGFCNINELLAAHTEQAARIEVIRGPAGTLHGAGAMHGVINVVGPAARSSEGTSARVQGGPEDRWKLDLRSNGRALGESEITSALSLAHDGGYLSQSGLDQQKLSLVFRSAETGDETRLTATNLEQETAGYIVGEDVYRDSSLRRTNPDPEAFRNVRTARLSHRLKRVTGSGYVVDLTPYVRWGDMAFLQHFLPGQPLEETGYRSAGFRANIQAEVADSTRVTVGLDGELTGASLHQSQRAPASGSDFLRETLPVGRHYDYHVEAGLLSPFALVALSPSEGLTVEAGVRLEALRYDYDNRLLPGRTREDGSECGFGGCRYSRPDDRSDDFFNWSPHLGLVYEWTPQQQVFVNLAHGFRAPQATELYRLQREQSVADLDSEELRSVEIGLRGDRERWHYELVGFGMEKRNVIFRDADFFNRSGAATSHQGVEIALGYRLTAQWALDMNASYAEHRYRDDRLLDGVALDGKLVDSAPRVFGSARLRWLPDEQSSVELEWLHLGRYYTDPLNLHSYPGHDLLNLRAQRDLGAGWSVALRLLNILDEWYAERADFSNFGGDRYFPGEPRSVYGEVALRF; from the coding sequence ATGCTGCTATTGAGCCAGGCAGCCCAGGCCGACGATGTCGACCTGGCTTCTCCCGGCGAGGCTTCCGGACGGCTGGAGACCATGGTCGTGACGGCCAGCCCGATGGCCGCGGGCAGCGGCGGTTACGGCGGCAGTCTCTCGTTGTTGGGGGGAGATGATCTCTCACTGTTGAACCACAGCCATATCCAGCAGGCTCTGGTGCGGGTGCCCGGCGCCAATGTCAGTCGCGGCAACGGCCAGGAGTACCTGCCGGCCCTGCGCTCACCGGTGCTAACCGGCGCCGGGGCCTGCGGCAGCATCCTGGTGATGCAGGACAATATCCCGCTGTTTCCGGCCGGATTCTGCAATATCAACGAACTGCTTGCGGCCCATACCGAGCAGGCCGCGCGGATTGAGGTCATTCGTGGTCCCGCCGGGACTCTGCACGGCGCCGGCGCCATGCATGGTGTGATCAACGTGGTGGGGCCGGCCGCGAGGAGCTCGGAGGGCACGAGTGCGCGGGTACAGGGCGGACCAGAAGATCGCTGGAAGCTGGACCTCCGAAGCAACGGGCGGGCGCTCGGAGAGTCTGAGATTACCTCGGCACTGTCACTGGCACACGATGGCGGATACCTCTCGCAGTCGGGCCTCGACCAGCAGAAGCTCAGTCTCGTCTTCCGCTCCGCTGAAACCGGCGATGAGACTCGTTTGACTGCAACCAATCTGGAGCAGGAAACCGCCGGATATATCGTTGGTGAAGATGTCTACCGGGACTCGTCGCTGCGTCGCACCAATCCGGACCCGGAAGCCTTTCGCAATGTCCGTACCGCTCGACTTTCCCATCGCCTCAAACGCGTCACGGGTTCGGGCTACGTGGTAGACCTGACACCCTATGTGCGCTGGGGGGATATGGCGTTTCTGCAGCACTTTCTGCCCGGTCAGCCGCTGGAAGAAACCGGCTACCGGAGTGCCGGTTTCCGAGCCAACATCCAGGCCGAGGTGGCTGATAGTACCCGCGTTACGGTTGGCCTGGACGGCGAGCTGACCGGAGCATCCCTGCACCAGTCCCAGCGGGCTCCCGCCAGTGGATCAGACTTCCTGCGCGAAACCCTGCCGGTCGGCCGGCACTACGACTACCACGTGGAGGCGGGGCTGTTGTCCCCGTTCGCGCTGGTAGCGCTCAGTCCCAGTGAGGGCCTGACAGTGGAGGCCGGCGTGCGTCTTGAGGCGCTTCGATATGACTATGACAACCGGTTGCTGCCCGGCCGCACGCGCGAGGATGGCTCCGAGTGCGGATTTGGTGGTTGTCGCTATAGCCGACCGGACGACCGGTCCGATGATTTTTTCAACTGGTCTCCCCACCTGGGGCTGGTCTATGAGTGGACCCCGCAGCAGCAGGTGTTCGTGAACCTGGCACATGGTTTCCGCGCTCCGCAGGCGACCGAGCTTTATCGCTTGCAGCGGGAGCAGTCAGTGGCGGACCTGGATTCTGAGGAACTGCGCAGTGTTGAGATTGGCCTGCGGGGTGATCGGGAGCGCTGGCATTATGAACTCGTTGGGTTCGGGATGGAGAAACGCAACGTGATTTTCCGCGATGCGGATTTCTTCAACCGTTCCGGCGCCGCGACCAGCCATCAGGGGGTAGAGATTGCGCTCGGCTACCGGCTGACAGCTCAGTGGGCGCTGGATATGAATGCCAGCTATGCGGAGCACCGCTATCGTGACGACCGCCTGCTGGATGGCGTCGCTCTCGATGGAAAACTGGTCGATTCCGCGCCGCGGGTCTTTGGCAGTGCGCGGTTGCGCTGGCTTCCTGACGAGCAGAGTAGTGTGGAGCTGGAATGGCTCCATCTGGGGCGCTATTACACCGATCCGTTAAACC